In Triticum aestivum cultivar Chinese Spring chromosome 5B, IWGSC CS RefSeq v2.1, whole genome shotgun sequence, the following proteins share a genomic window:
- the LOC123117048 gene encoding zealexin A1 synthase yields the protein MAETTRLQLACYTLLCVLVVTIVLKLKLKIGPDSAGRLNLPPGPWALPVIGHMHFLLGALPHQAMRSLARRHGPVMLLRLGHVPTLVLSSEEAAREVMKVHDAAFANRPVYATADVLTYGEQNISFARLDSRHWKAARKLCSVELLSPRRVRSFRPIREEEAARLVRSVADAEAGAAVNVGERVKVMMNDVIMRVSVGDRCQQRALYLEELDKGLDVLSGFNLTDLLPTSRLALVLGGGSLRAAWEVRERIQSILDAMVEEHKRAMESEEAAAAGAGHENEDILTTLLRFQRDGGMGGVTLTNENVNGVLFDIFSAGSETTATTTVWAMSELIRNPRTMAIAQSEVRRVLQGKTKVAEADIDGQLHYLQMVIKETFRLHPPVPLLLPRLCTEQKTIMGYDVPPGTTVFANVWAIGRDEKSWADASEFKPERFEVEKVDYGGTDFRFLPGGAGRRMCPGMMFGVSNMEIALASLLYHFEWRLPDGASPEKLDMTEAYGITARRKTNLLLEPTVFVP from the exons ATGGCAGAAACCACTCGCCTTCAGCTCGCCTGCTACACTCTCCTCTGCGTCCTTGTCGTCACCATAGTgctcaagctcaagctcaagatcggACCAGACTCTGCCGGCCgtctgaacctgcctcccggcccATGGGCGCTGCCGGTGATCGGCCACATGCACTTCCTGCTGGGCGCCCTGCCGCACCAGGCCATGCGCAGTCTCGCCCGGCGGCATGGGCCCGTCATGCTCCTCCGCCTGGGCCACGTCCCGACGCTGGTGCTCTCCTCGGAGGAGGCAGCAAGGGAGGTGATGAAGGTCCACGACGCCGCCTTCGCCAACCGGCCCGTGTACGCCACCGCGGACGTCCTCACCTACGGCGAGCAGAACATCTCCTTCGCGCGCCTCGACAGCCGGCATTGGAAGGCCGCCCGGAAGCTGTGCAGCGTGGAGCTGCTCAGCCCGAGGCGCGTCCGCTCCTTCCGCCCCatccgggaggaggaggcggcgaggctCGTGCGGTCCGTCGCTGACgctgaggccggcgccgccgtcaacGTCGGCGAGAGGGTGAAGGTGATGATGAACGACGTCATCATGAGGGTCTCCGTCGGCGACCGGTGCCAGCAGCGGGCGCTGTACCTGGAGGAGCTGGACAAGGGGCTGGACGTCTTGTCCGGGTTCAACCTGACCGACTTGTTACCGACGTCGCGCCTGGCACTGGTGCTCGGCGGCGGGTCCCTGAGGGCGGCATGGGAGGTGCGCGAGAGGATCCAGTCCATCTTGGACGCCATGGTCGAGGAGCACAAGAGGGCGATGGAGAGTGAGGAGGCCGCTGCCGCCGGCGCCGGCCATGAGAACGAGGACATCCTCACCACCCTGCTGCGGTTCCAGAGGGACGGTGGGATGGGCGGCGTCACCCTCACGAACGAGAATGTCAACGGCGTCTTGTTC GACATTTTCTCCGCTGGATCAGAGACGACGGCGACGACCACCGTCTGGGCCATGTCGGAGCTTATCAGGAACCCACGGACAATGGCCATCGCACAGTCTGAAGTGCGGCGAGTGCTCCAAGGCAAGACCAAGGTGGCCGAGGCGGACATCGACGGCCAGCTCCACTACCTCCAGATGGTCATCAAGGAGACCTTCAGATTGCACCCTCCGGTGCCGTTGCTCCTCCCGAGGCTGTGCACGGAACAGAAAACAATCATGGGCTACGACGTGCCTCCGGGCACCACCGTGTTCGCAAACGTGTGGGCCATCGGCAGGGACGAGAAGAGCTGGGCCGACGCGAGCGAATTCAAGCCCGAGAGGTTCGAGGTCGAGAAGGTGGACTACGGTGGTACAGACTTCAGGTTCCTCCCTGGTGGCGCGGGGCGGAGGATGTGCCCCGGTATGATGTTTGGTGTGTCTAACATGGAGATTGCTCTCGCGAGCCTTCTCTATCACTTCGAATGGAGGCTCCCCGATGGCGCGAGCCCGGAGAAGCTTGATATGACCGAGGCATATGGGATCACGGCGCGTCGGAAGACTAACCTCTTGTTGGAACCTACTGTTTTTGTGCCTTAG